One region of Erwinia tracheiphila genomic DNA includes:
- a CDS encoding PAAR domain-containing protein yields MMARALACLGDKTSYGEIISATATWLEGSKAIARTGDKASCSKCNGYFEILASAQDWAEEGKACAATGDRVRCRCPDHYVYGSATQSTSTGTVL; encoded by the coding sequence ATGATGGCAAGAGCACTGGCCTGCCTTGGCGACAAAACGAGTTATGGGGAAATCATTTCCGCCACAGCAACCTGGCTTGAAGGAAGTAAAGCAATAGCCCGTACGGGTGACAAGGCATCATGCAGCAAATGTAATGGATATTTTGAAATCCTTGCCTCCGCACAGGACTGGGCAGAAGAGGGAAAAGCCTGTGCTGCTACAGGTGACAGAGTGCGGTGCCGTTGCCCCGATCACTATGTTTATGGTTCAGCGACTCAATCGACCAGTACAGGTACTGTTCTCTGA
- a CDS encoding tyrosine-type recombinase/integrase, which produces MRNEITWDELLEEYFFAHRLRPATEWSYSKVVRGFRRYSGDTLPAQITHRQVLEWRRYLLQEKQQSAQTWNNKIAHLRALYNYGMEHEILPPGKNPFNKSNVQRDTRKKKTLTRSQLIRVYLVMQQFEEAERAGRGIRGGRNALWPAWYWLTVLDAFRYTGMRLNQLLHIRLGDINLSEGYLDLCLEGSKTHREWRVPIVSALKPGLHHLMEKSTALGAGSEDYLFDVNRIYLNRHVEWDAAKVHQKIRSFFRRLSKECGFTVSPHRFRHTLATELMKSPERNLQLVKDLLGHRSVSTTMEYVELKMDIVGKTLEAELSLHTDVTGEINLHLLTQA; this is translated from the coding sequence ATGCGTAATGAAATAACCTGGGATGAACTGCTTGAAGAATATTTTTTTGCTCACCGGCTGAGACCCGCGACTGAATGGAGCTACAGCAAGGTTGTCAGAGGGTTCAGGCGTTATTCTGGCGATACCCTGCCAGCGCAAATTACGCACCGTCAGGTGCTGGAGTGGCGGCGTTATCTGCTTCAGGAGAAGCAGCAGTCGGCGCAGACGTGGAACAACAAAATTGCACATCTGCGGGCGCTCTATAATTACGGGATGGAGCATGAAATCCTTCCCCCGGGGAAAAATCCCTTCAATAAAAGCAATGTCCAGCGGGATACCAGGAAGAAAAAAACACTTACGCGATCGCAGCTGATTCGTGTTTATCTGGTCATGCAGCAATTTGAAGAGGCTGAACGGGCAGGGCGCGGTATCAGAGGCGGGCGTAATGCGCTCTGGCCGGCGTGGTACTGGCTGACAGTTCTGGATGCATTCAGATATACGGGAATGCGGCTAAATCAACTGCTGCATATCCGGCTGGGTGACATCAATCTCAGCGAGGGATATCTGGATCTCTGCCTGGAGGGCAGTAAGACACACCGTGAATGGCGGGTTCCGATTGTCAGTGCGTTGAAGCCCGGGCTGCATCACCTGATGGAAAAATCAACAGCGCTGGGTGCGGGGAGTGAAGATTATCTGTTTGATGTGAACAGAATTTACCTTAACCGTCATGTGGAATGGGATGCAGCTAAGGTTCATCAGAAGATCCGATCATTTTTCCGGCGTCTGTCGAAAGAGTGTGGTTTTACCGTGTCGCCACACCGTTTTCGCCATACGCTGGCGACGGAACTGATGAAGTCGCCGGAACGAAATCTTCAGCTGGTGAAGGACCTTTTGGGGCACCGGAGCGTCAGTACAACTATGGAGTATGTGGAGCTGAAGATGGATATCGTTGGAAAAACACTCGAGGCTGAGCTGTCACTTCACACAGATGTTACAGGCGAAATAAATTTACACCTGTTGACACAAGCGTAG
- a CDS encoding conjugal transfer nickase/helicase domain-containing protein, producing MLNKIKTLLSRTPAVTEPSGKLPVSVPTGYFSPLMAEELTISVLRKDALQKIRENNALSGEVYQRLYLAPAHHLLERTQNVPAAPDGRWAYAGGFGDLSLRFTAYAVRLARGYMFPPGAAPEEQAAQGVIWQAVIFWAALCYHLPLLASIEGETTSGANWQPGISVPDVPYRFRFRPSLPNAHDASALAALAAGQLMPAEAINWLSGTSAALFSLAGAFRNGSPDMPLIRTLLDQAAEKVDSPVLCKVTGESSVAIAPPESVTPQEGVLSVQTDDNLSSSPVELVASELMTSLNDTDGGDSQPPLDGVSAMELPEEQDNGSPGQEDADMLLSLFSAVAGAEVTEVADDVDVNTPATVAPDEMVPVGKDVPDEPAEREDAPRHNDTGAGCLLHGTKGVQGYPVNVGADARRSGEDFLAWLSDGIVSGRITVNQHDSRVHSVAGFIYLLVPDIFFLFLKDTGSDSHREQVQTSFEKLQLHRVRKGERFTRAKLYCSEDKQGRFSRVNGYLIKAARLKGVRPQEDSKLLFFP from the coding sequence ATGCTAAATAAAATCAAAACGTTATTATCCCGTACGCCGGCTGTCACAGAGCCATCCGGCAAACTCCCTGTTTCGGTGCCGACAGGTTATTTCTCTCCGCTTATGGCTGAAGAACTGACCATCAGCGTATTACGCAAGGATGCCCTGCAGAAAATCAGGGAAAATAACGCTCTGTCGGGCGAAGTATACCAGCGACTTTATCTGGCTCCTGCGCACCACCTGCTTGAACGAACCCAGAATGTACCAGCGGCACCTGATGGCCGGTGGGCGTACGCAGGGGGATTTGGTGATTTAAGCCTGCGTTTTACTGCTTATGCCGTCAGGCTTGCCCGAGGGTATATGTTTCCACCAGGTGCGGCACCGGAAGAACAGGCTGCGCAGGGTGTTATCTGGCAGGCCGTTATTTTCTGGGCTGCGTTATGTTATCACCTGCCATTACTGGCCAGTATTGAAGGCGAAACCACCAGTGGCGCCAACTGGCAACCGGGCATATCTGTGCCGGATGTGCCTTATCGCTTCCGGTTTCGTCCTTCTCTCCCGAACGCACATGATGCTTCTGCTCTGGCGGCGCTGGCCGCCGGTCAACTGATGCCCGCCGAAGCGATAAACTGGCTTTCAGGTACCTCCGCAGCGTTGTTCAGTCTTGCCGGTGCATTCCGCAATGGTTCTCCAGATATGCCCCTTATCAGGACGTTGCTCGACCAGGCGGCAGAGAAGGTTGACTCGCCGGTACTCTGTAAGGTGACAGGTGAATCGTCTGTGGCCATTGCACCGCCAGAGTCGGTGACGCCGCAGGAGGGCGTATTGTCTGTTCAGACGGACGATAATTTATCCTCTTCTCCGGTGGAACTGGTCGCTTCGGAGCTGATGACGTCTCTCAACGATACCGATGGCGGGGACAGTCAGCCACCACTGGACGGGGTAAGTGCCATGGAACTGCCGGAAGAGCAGGATAACGGCAGCCCGGGCCAGGAGGATGCCGATATGCTGCTCAGCCTTTTTTCCGCAGTGGCGGGTGCAGAAGTCACGGAGGTTGCAGATGACGTTGATGTGAATACGCCTGCCACGGTAGCGCCGGATGAAATGGTGCCCGTCGGGAAAGACGTTCCTGATGAGCCTGCTGAGAGGGAAGATGCCCCCCGGCATAACGATACCGGTGCTGGCTGTCTGTTGCATGGCACAAAGGGAGTGCAGGGCTACCCGGTTAATGTCGGTGCCGATGCCCGACGATCGGGCGAGGATTTTCTCGCCTGGTTGTCTGACGGCATAGTGTCCGGCAGGATCACCGTCAATCAGCATGACTCACGGGTACATTCCGTTGCCGGCTTTATTTACCTTCTGGTGCCGGATATTTTCTTTCTTTTTCTGAAAGATACCGGAAGTGACAGTCACAGGGAGCAGGTTCAGACGTCGTTTGAAAAACTCCAGTTACATCGCGTTCGCAAAGGGGAGCGTTTTACCCGGGCAAAACTGTACTGCTCAGAAGATAAACAGGGGCGGTTCAGCAGGGTTAATGGTTATCTTATCAAAGCTGCCCGCCTGAAAGGCGTGAGACCTCAGGAGGACAGCAAACTCCTTTTCTTTCCATAG
- a CDS encoding UvrD-helicase domain-containing protein produces MSWKTTPEQNAIIEWLGNQLVVNAFAGTGKTTTLVQFAQANPDSKMLYLAYNRAIRDEAEQKFPFNVECKTSHQLAWSHFGRHFRHRLTANLRITDVARKLNTRHWPLARLALTGLNAFLCSAEPEPGIIHLPAEDERHGLSADKILGAVQVLWYEVSRTESDFPITHDVYLKLFQLSGPNLASQWDTILFDEAQDANPVTSAFVLSQPCRVVLVGDRYQQIYRFRGADNALSSPLLEQADRLWLTTSFRFGPAVAQMANVLLAMSGEEMKVTGSGEDDEVIMHLPADVPHFAVLSRTVSGVIGAALSASLQERKVFWVGGIEGYKTEELEDLYWFSADMPERMQSPRLRQDYQDFEEYCSIAKATQDVEMNQAIRLLDEYFPLPQKLAIMRRQVVTHENDAQVTVSTAHRSKGLEWDVVVLNEDFCDITDPLLSAEERQDETNLLYVAVTRARKTLVLNELMLCLKAGEEQKDGGQPATDDMENDEGEAVFPC; encoded by the coding sequence ATGAGCTGGAAAACCACACCAGAACAAAACGCCATCATCGAATGGCTGGGCAATCAGCTTGTGGTCAATGCGTTTGCAGGTACCGGTAAAACCACCACACTGGTGCAATTCGCTCAGGCGAACCCGGACAGCAAAATGTTGTACCTTGCCTACAACAGAGCCATCCGCGACGAAGCCGAACAAAAGTTTCCCTTTAATGTTGAGTGCAAAACCTCCCATCAACTGGCCTGGTCGCATTTCGGCCGACATTTCAGGCACCGGCTGACGGCAAATCTGCGTATTACCGATGTGGCCCGGAAACTGAATACCCGTCACTGGCCGCTGGCGCGTCTGGCGCTGACGGGGCTGAATGCGTTTCTCTGTAGTGCAGAGCCGGAACCCGGCATTATCCATCTGCCGGCTGAAGATGAGCGTCATGGCCTCTCTGCAGATAAAATTCTGGGGGCCGTACAGGTTCTCTGGTATGAGGTGAGTCGTACCGAATCTGATTTCCCGATCACGCATGATGTCTACCTGAAGCTTTTTCAGCTTTCAGGGCCGAATCTTGCCAGTCAATGGGACACCATTCTTTTTGATGAGGCCCAGGACGCCAATCCGGTCACCAGTGCCTTTGTCCTCAGTCAGCCCTGTCGGGTTGTGCTGGTTGGCGATCGCTACCAGCAGATTTATCGCTTTCGTGGCGCGGATAATGCGCTCAGTTCCCCCCTGCTGGAACAGGCTGATCGACTGTGGCTGACAACAAGCTTCCGGTTTGGCCCCGCGGTCGCACAAATGGCGAACGTGCTGCTGGCCATGTCCGGGGAGGAGATGAAAGTCACCGGCAGTGGTGAGGATGATGAAGTAATTATGCATCTGCCTGCTGACGTACCCCATTTCGCCGTTCTAAGCCGGACGGTCTCCGGTGTGATTGGTGCCGCGCTCTCCGCCAGCCTGCAGGAGAGAAAAGTCTTCTGGGTGGGCGGTATTGAAGGGTACAAGACGGAAGAGCTGGAGGATCTTTACTGGTTCTCTGCGGATATGCCTGAACGGATGCAGTCTCCCCGTCTCCGTCAGGATTACCAGGACTTTGAGGAGTATTGCTCCATTGCGAAGGCGACACAGGATGTGGAGATGAATCAGGCCATCCGGTTGCTTGATGAGTATTTCCCGCTGCCGCAAAAGCTGGCCATCATGCGCCGTCAGGTTGTGACGCATGAAAATGACGCGCAGGTCACGGTTTCCACCGCGCACCGCAGTAAGGGGCTGGAATGGGATGTCGTCGTACTGAATGAGGATTTTTGTGATATCACCGACCCGCTGCTCTCTGCAGAGGAGCGACAGGACGAAACCAATCTGCTGTATGTGGCCGTGACACGCGCCCGTAAGACCCTGGTGCTGAATGAGCTGATGCTGTGCCTGAAGGCAGGTGAAGAGCAGAAAGATGGCGGACAACCTGCAACGGATGATATGGAGAACGATGAGGGAGAAGCGGTTTTCCCATGCTAA
- a CDS encoding type IV pilus biogenesis protein PilI, with protein sequence MTAKRKKSLWRIFYRKNTGEDITTELKSLEECLLETKKLMTPQNYIICIENNGERIKRWDREIISGSNRWYSCAVDEIEILGRLIEINKITTPQTSRKH encoded by the coding sequence ATGACGGCCAAACGAAAAAAATCTTTGTGGCGCATCTTTTATCGCAAAAATACAGGTGAGGACATCACCACAGAGTTGAAGTCACTCGAAGAGTGTCTTCTGGAAACTAAAAAATTAATGACGCCACAGAATTATATTATTTGCATTGAGAATAACGGTGAAAGAATTAAACGCTGGGATAGAGAAATAATATCAGGCTCAAACAGATGGTATTCCTGTGCTGTTGATGAGATTGAAATCCTTGGGAGGTTAATTGAAATAAATAAAATAACTACCCCACAGACTTCCCGGAAGCATTAG
- a CDS encoding IS256 family transposase: protein MDEKRLKALAAELAKGLKTEADLNQFSRMLTKLTVETALNAELTDHIGHEKNAPKTGSNTRNGYSSKTLLCDDGEIEISTPRDRESTFEPQLIKKNQTRITQMDSQILSLYAKGMTTREIVATFKEMYDADVSPTLISKVTDAVKEQVSEWQNRPLDALYPIVYLDCIVVKVRHSGTVINKAVFLALGINTEGQKELLGMWLAENEGAKFWLSVLTELKNRGLQDILIACVDGLKGFPDAINSVYPQTHIQLCIIHMVRNSLKYVSWKDYKAVTGGLKAVYQAPTEAAALMALDKFADVWDDKYPQISKSWRAHWENLNTFFGYPPDIRKAIYTTNAIESLNSVIRAAIKKRKVFPTDDSVRKVIYLAIQSASKKWSMPIQNWRLAMSRFIIEFGDRLSDHL from the coding sequence ATGGACGAAAAAAGACTCAAAGCCCTTGCGGCTGAACTGGCTAAGGGGCTGAAAACCGAAGCCGATCTCAACCAGTTTTCCCGCATGCTGACGAAGCTTACAGTTGAAACTGCGCTCAATGCTGAGCTGACTGACCACATCGGACACGAAAAGAACGCACCCAAAACAGGCTCAAATACCCGCAATGGTTATTCGTCAAAAACGTTGTTGTGCGACGATGGTGAGATTGAAATCAGTACACCACGTGATCGTGAAAGCACCTTCGAACCTCAGCTTATTAAGAAAAATCAGACACGTATTACGCAGATGGACAGTCAGATCCTGTCGTTGTATGCAAAAGGCATGACCACCCGGGAGATTGTCGCCACCTTCAAAGAAATGTACGATGCGGACGTCTCACCCACGCTGATATCGAAAGTCACTGATGCGGTGAAAGAGCAGGTATCTGAGTGGCAAAACCGTCCGCTGGATGCTCTGTATCCCATTGTTTATCTTGACTGTATTGTCGTAAAAGTTCGCCACAGTGGCACTGTAATTAACAAAGCCGTATTCCTTGCTCTGGGTATTAACACCGAAGGCCAGAAAGAATTACTGGGCATGTGGCTCGCAGAAAATGAAGGTGCGAAGTTCTGGCTCAGCGTGCTGACTGAGCTGAAGAATCGAGGTCTCCAGGATATCCTGATTGCCTGCGTGGATGGCCTTAAGGGCTTTCCGGATGCGATAAACAGCGTGTACCCGCAGACGCATATCCAGTTGTGCATTATTCACATGGTACGCAACAGCCTGAAATACGTGTCATGGAAGGACTATAAAGCCGTTACTGGCGGTCTGAAAGCGGTTTATCAGGCTCCGACAGAAGCAGCAGCGCTGATGGCCCTGGATAAGTTCGCTGATGTCTGGGACGACAAATATCCGCAAATCAGCAAAAGCTGGCGTGCACACTGGGAAAATCTCAATACGTTCTTTGGTTATCCACCAGATATACGTAAGGCTATCTACACCACGAATGCCATCGAGTCGCTGAACAGCGTTATCCGGGCAGCGATAAAGAAACGCAAAGTGTTCCCGACAGATGACTCAGTGCGCAAGGTGATATATCTGGCAATCCAGTCGGCCTCGAAAAAATGGAGTATGCCGATCCAGAACTGGCGGCTGGCAATGAGTCGCTTTATTATCGAGTTTGGTGACCGCCTGAGCGATCACCTTTAA
- a CDS encoding N-6 DNA methylase, whose protein sequence is MAVFIDHEKAFISLFNQTARYHHRHKVFEDFVSCSVIALENRLCFSEKREGKYLRIIGGYEKPDIVRMAQLLAHVVNGLQNGFCDFLGNVFMQLELGDKYRGQFFTPWDVARMMAQLQLGDVKAMFDEKPFITLSEPACGAGCMVLAFADALNQAGYASHRYLWVSATDIDPLAAGMAYIQLSLCGVAGEVVIGNALCDERRRVLLTPGHYLGNWSLRLHSQRNKVA, encoded by the coding sequence ATGGCTGTTTTTATTGACCATGAGAAGGCGTTTATCTCACTTTTTAATCAGACCGCACGATATCATCACCGCCATAAGGTATTTGAAGATTTTGTCAGCTGCAGCGTTATTGCGCTGGAGAACCGTCTCTGTTTCAGCGAAAAGCGGGAAGGTAAATATCTGCGAATAATCGGTGGTTATGAAAAGCCGGATATTGTCCGTATGGCGCAACTGCTGGCCCATGTGGTTAACGGGCTACAGAATGGGTTTTGTGATTTTCTGGGTAACGTGTTTATGCAGCTGGAACTGGGCGATAAGTATCGCGGCCAGTTCTTCACCCCATGGGATGTGGCCAGAATGATGGCTCAGCTGCAACTGGGGGATGTGAAGGCAATGTTTGATGAAAAGCCTTTCATCACCCTCAGCGAACCCGCCTGCGGTGCGGGTTGCATGGTACTGGCTTTTGCCGATGCTCTCAACCAGGCAGGCTATGCGTCACACCGCTATCTGTGGGTTTCCGCAACGGATATCGATCCGCTCGCTGCCGGGATGGCCTACATCCAGTTATCGCTCTGCGGCGTGGCCGGTGAGGTCGTCATTGGCAACGCATTGTGTGACGAACGGCGGCGGGTACTGCTGACGCCGGGCCATTATCTCGGTAACTGGTCGCTTCGTCTGCATTCGCAGCGAAATAAGGTCGCATAA
- a CDS encoding DUF1281 domain-containing protein: MSEWCQNRFEITGKSVCIDVLLQWINGADTPRYRHAILQSIQLFLTGCAGILKPVRTVSYMPFQGLVRHGVGQSTAANLAFEQWLELLQKDVALDTETIRRIDRLYHQSGLGALKWENIPQVSRDIMAMLMKRQYADWFGLAGMNDEPDAAACWERLREYPERSQPCDMLMVIPTRLATELNGSGGLLAGISTTVSFYSRIYGMEWPAGHNVNLHRHATNGLTLRLDSPWYPPSGEVVAGISALFECEVRHTYSEPASGLSGYDCYDLGAHVDGHPGLPVDTLQSAPALYLVSSEQPHPGPETAGYSEVRG, translated from the coding sequence ATGTCTGAATGGTGCCAGAACCGTTTTGAAATTACCGGTAAATCTGTCTGTATCGATGTGCTGTTGCAGTGGATAAATGGCGCAGACACGCCGCGTTACCGCCACGCAATACTGCAGAGCATACAGCTGTTCCTGACAGGGTGCGCGGGGATACTGAAACCGGTGCGAACCGTCTCGTATATGCCCTTTCAGGGGCTGGTTCGTCACGGTGTCGGGCAGTCAACGGCCGCTAACCTTGCGTTTGAGCAGTGGCTGGAGCTGTTGCAGAAAGACGTGGCGCTGGATACGGAGACCATACGCCGGATTGACCGGCTGTATCACCAGTCCGGCCTGGGAGCGCTGAAGTGGGAAAATATCCCCCAGGTGTCGCGGGACATCATGGCTATGCTGATGAAAAGGCAGTATGCGGACTGGTTTGGTCTGGCCGGGATGAATGACGAGCCTGATGCAGCAGCTTGCTGGGAGCGTCTGCGGGAATACCCGGAACGGTCGCAGCCATGCGATATGCTGATGGTTATTCCGACGCGGCTGGCCACGGAGCTTAACGGCTCCGGTGGGCTGCTGGCGGGAATATCCACAACGGTAAGCTTCTACAGCCGTATTTACGGTATGGAGTGGCCGGCCGGGCATAATGTAAACCTCCACCGTCATGCCACTAACGGGTTAACGCTGCGGCTGGATTCTCCATGGTATCCACCGTCAGGTGAGGTGGTGGCCGGTATTTCCGCTCTCTTTGAGTGTGAAGTGCGGCATACGTACAGCGAACCGGCCAGCGGCCTCAGTGGCTATGACTGCTATGACCTCGGGGCGCATGTGGATGGTCACCCGGGGTTGCCGGTGGACACTCTACAGTCCGCACCGGCACTTTATCTGGTCAGTAGTGAACAACCGCATCCTGGACCAGAGACGGCTGGTTACAGCGAAGTTCGTGGATAA
- a CDS encoding ArdC family protein, whose translation MKTNNRKTTATVCKKPAVRKTSSSGKRCQAAGTVATLTGCGDIYRLVTDRIIVALENGIPPWRRPWRNAQQGINTLMPVNALTGRDYSGVNVLLLWLAAEERGFTSDRWLTYNQAQEAGGQVRKGETATLAVIYRDWTKQAEDSNGNKLFDADGKPQMETVPMLRQFPLFNTEQCADLPDQVRGTATVTRPQEDFAGVSPAQLQQVLSVVNATGVQFSPRPQNRAYYRAATDQIVLPLTSQFDAEGDYWSTVLHELVHASGHVKRLNREGITRALKKFGDPVYAFEELIAEIGSAFLCAHLGITGDLQHESYVDGWLSKLKSDKKALFSACRQAREASEYLLAPLGRQAEDA comes from the coding sequence ATGAAAACGAATAACCGTAAAACCACCGCCACGGTCTGTAAAAAGCCGGCGGTACGCAAAACCTCCTCCTCCGGCAAACGTTGCCAGGCAGCAGGAACGGTCGCGACGCTCACCGGCTGCGGCGATATTTACCGTCTGGTCACTGACCGGATCATTGTCGCGCTGGAAAACGGTATACCCCCCTGGCGACGGCCGTGGCGAAATGCGCAGCAGGGGATAAACACCCTGATGCCGGTCAACGCGCTTACCGGCCGGGACTACAGCGGCGTGAATGTTCTGCTGCTGTGGCTGGCGGCTGAAGAGCGCGGTTTTACCAGCGACCGCTGGCTGACATACAACCAGGCACAGGAGGCCGGAGGTCAGGTTCGCAAGGGCGAAACCGCCACGCTTGCAGTGATATATCGTGACTGGACAAAGCAGGCTGAAGACAGCAACGGCAATAAGCTGTTTGATGCTGACGGTAAGCCGCAGATGGAAACGGTGCCGATGTTGCGCCAGTTTCCGCTGTTCAATACTGAACAGTGTGCTGATCTTCCCGACCAGGTGCGTGGCACTGCCACCGTCACCCGGCCACAGGAGGATTTCGCTGGCGTCAGTCCGGCACAGCTGCAGCAGGTCCTGTCGGTGGTGAACGCCACCGGCGTGCAGTTTTCACCCAGGCCGCAGAACCGGGCATATTATCGCGCCGCCACCGACCAGATAGTGCTGCCCCTGACGTCGCAGTTTGACGCTGAAGGCGACTACTGGTCCACGGTCCTTCACGAGCTGGTACATGCCAGTGGCCATGTGAAGCGACTGAACCGTGAAGGGATAACGCGGGCGTTAAAGAAATTTGGCGACCCGGTGTATGCCTTCGAGGAACTGATAGCTGAAATCGGCAGTGCCTTTCTGTGCGCACATCTCGGGATAACCGGTGATTTGCAGCATGAAAGTTATGTTGACGGCTGGTTGTCAAAACTGAAATCCGACAAAAAGGCGCTGTTCAGCGCCTGCCGGCAGGCCCGGGAGGCGTCGGAATATTTGCTCGCCCCACTCGGCCGTCAGGCTGAAGACGCGTAA
- a CDS encoding integrase domain-containing protein gives MNRKTARSKVEQFRRDFITQAREASGGYASTADRMRIAKYFLNYLRENGIQLRHADSIKTRHFVGYLQSRKEQGVSVRTIQNERSAIRGILFRGGRYKLADPDNPLLSNKALGLEPASRDGTKLPLAPDEFYKAFQAVEKKNPGVAAAMQLSYALGLRTKEAVEACKSVPSWKRALESGQNSVRVVFGTKGGRPRDTVILDRDSVRAAINYAEKVMEKQNGKLVDRPDIRKAIDTYRYQVRQVGLTGKKAPHSMRYHFSQEAKSFYERQGYTEREIFAQVSMDLGHGDGRGKYVRQVYFKELPDDNG, from the coding sequence TTGAACAGGAAAACGGCACGATCGAAGGTTGAGCAATTCAGACGCGATTTCATCACGCAGGCTCGTGAGGCGTCTGGCGGATACGCCAGCACAGCCGATAGAATGAGGATCGCAAAATACTTTTTGAATTATCTACGGGAAAACGGGATCCAATTACGCCATGCCGACAGTATTAAGACGCGTCATTTTGTGGGCTACTTGCAAAGCAGAAAAGAGCAGGGTGTCTCTGTCAGAACTATTCAAAATGAACGCTCTGCTATACGAGGGATTTTATTCCGGGGTGGTCGCTACAAACTTGCTGATCCGGACAATCCGTTATTAAGTAATAAAGCTCTTGGTCTTGAACCCGCAAGTCGTGATGGAACAAAGTTGCCTTTAGCACCGGATGAGTTTTATAAGGCGTTCCAGGCTGTGGAAAAAAAGAACCCTGGCGTGGCAGCTGCAATGCAACTTTCCTATGCTCTGGGATTAAGAACAAAAGAAGCTGTTGAGGCGTGTAAATCTGTTCCGAGCTGGAAACGTGCACTGGAATCAGGGCAAAACTCCGTACGTGTTGTATTCGGAACAAAAGGCGGACGCCCCCGGGATACCGTTATTCTTGACCGCGATTCGGTCAGAGCAGCAATTAACTATGCCGAAAAAGTAATGGAAAAACAGAATGGAAAACTTGTTGACCGACCTGATATAAGAAAAGCGATAGATACTTATCGCTACCAGGTTCGTCAGGTCGGTCTGACCGGGAAAAAAGCTCCTCACAGTATGCGGTATCATTTCTCTCAGGAAGCAAAATCCTTTTATGAGCGACAGGGTTATACCGAAAGAGAAATTTTCGCGCAGGTTTCCATGGACCTGGGACATGGTGACGGGAGAGGTAAATATGTCAGACAAGTCTATTTCAAAGAATTGCCTGATGATAATGGTTAA
- a CDS encoding YkgJ family cysteine cluster protein has product MKSFHDWFYSSCYNSFKVKSKRQVILTMESWHKCSEGVADKIKNEKGISSICHKGCSRCCSLHVSLITPDVFFIAENLTKNLSESKLFFIKKRLKLRADKVEEYIDDSYRMECVFLGKSSGQCVIYNYRPEACRRFFTNDEKDCIESNGSPLQDGAVFYSTGILSSYMALAAHNNDLFIDSHEMSKSLYIALDNPLLFKKWLRGEPNVFPGVKWEGYHQEIKKMNADMKIKIK; this is encoded by the coding sequence ATGAAATCTTTTCATGATTGGTTTTATTCATCATGTTACAATTCATTTAAAGTTAAAAGCAAGAGACAAGTTATTTTAACTATGGAGAGTTGGCATAAATGTTCTGAGGGGGTGGCGGATAAAATTAAAAACGAAAAAGGGATAAGTTCTATATGCCATAAAGGATGCTCGCGTTGCTGTTCTTTACATGTTTCCTTAATTACGCCGGATGTGTTTTTTATAGCTGAGAATTTAACAAAGAATTTGAGTGAGTCAAAGTTGTTTTTCATTAAAAAAAGGCTAAAACTTCGAGCTGATAAGGTTGAGGAATATATTGATGATAGCTATAGAATGGAGTGTGTTTTTCTCGGAAAAAGTTCTGGGCAGTGTGTTATCTATAATTACCGTCCGGAAGCGTGCAGACGTTTCTTTACTAATGATGAAAAAGATTGCATTGAAAGTAATGGTTCACCACTTCAGGATGGTGCGGTGTTTTATTCAACTGGGATTCTTTCTTCTTATATGGCTCTTGCAGCACATAACAATGACCTATTTATAGATAGTCATGAGATGAGTAAGTCTTTATATATTGCTCTGGATAATCCTTTGCTTTTTAAAAAATGGCTGAGAGGCGAGCCTAATGTTTTTCCGGGTGTTAAGTGGGAAGGGTATCATCAGGAAATTAAAAAAATGAATGCTGATATGAAGATCAAAATAAAGTAA